One Lentibacillus cibarius DNA window includes the following coding sequences:
- a CDS encoding class I SAM-dependent methyltransferase has translation MGNWFPRWYDTLMKPLEHKRFRAIRSQLVQQATGKVLEIGSGTGANFPYYRNAVSVDAIEPNPIMREKSYTNWAQSTAPIHVWSASAEQLPFEDDTFESVVATLVFCSIPDPVKALDEIQRVAKPGAAVLLFEHVRVDQTIMEPILDMATPVWKRLCDGCHLNRDTLLAVKQSGITVESVERYYKGIFITITGKTQA, from the coding sequence ATGGGGAATTGGTTTCCGCGTTGGTATGATACGCTGATGAAACCGTTAGAACACAAAAGATTTAGGGCAATCCGATCACAACTCGTTCAACAAGCAACGGGAAAAGTGTTGGAAATAGGTTCCGGGACAGGTGCTAATTTTCCTTATTATAGAAATGCCGTTTCGGTGGATGCTATCGAGCCAAATCCAATCATGCGGGAAAAATCGTATACAAATTGGGCGCAGTCAACCGCACCTATTCACGTATGGTCAGCATCCGCCGAGCAGTTGCCGTTCGAGGATGATACATTCGAATCGGTGGTAGCGACGCTCGTATTTTGTTCTATTCCCGATCCGGTGAAAGCACTTGACGAAATACAACGTGTCGCCAAACCCGGGGCAGCTGTATTGTTGTTTGAGCATGTCCGGGTGGATCAGACAATTATGGAACCAATACTAGACATGGCGACCCCGGTGTGGAAACGTCTGTGTGACGGCTGCCACCTTAATCGAGATACCCTTTTAGCAGTAAAACAGTCAGGCATCACCGTTGAAAGCGTTGAACGCTATTATAAAGGTATTTTTATAACCATAACCGGCAAAACGCAAGCATAG
- a CDS encoding ArsR/SmtB family transcription factor has product MEEGHEDQETKLDTDLDEETLFVVSQTFKALGDPTRIRILHLLFHDEYSVNQIAETLHLRQSTVSHQLRFLKNLRLVKNRRDGTTLYYSHDDEHVMNLLKQAIDHANHS; this is encoded by the coding sequence ATGGAAGAAGGTCACGAAGATCAGGAAACTAAGTTAGATACGGATTTGGACGAAGAAACGTTATTTGTAGTATCGCAAACTTTTAAAGCGTTAGGGGATCCGACTAGAATTCGTATTTTGCATTTATTGTTTCACGATGAGTACTCGGTCAATCAAATTGCGGAAACCTTGCATCTCCGCCAGTCCACCGTGTCACACCAGCTCCGGTTTTTAAAGAATTTACGACTGGTGAAAAATCGACGTGATGGGACAACGCTATATTATTCGCATGATGATGAACACGTGATGAATTTGCTGAAACAGGCAATCGATCATGCGAATCACAGTTGA
- a CDS encoding cation diffusion facilitator family transporter, with translation MGHNHGHDHTHGANKKTLLISFIIITAYMIVEAIGGFVTNSLALLSDAGHMLSDAISLGVGFFAFVVGEKVANYSKTYGYKRFEILAAVFNGVVLIAISLYIFYEAYKRFTNPPEVASTGMLVIAIIGLVVNIVVAVIMMRGGDTEENLNLRAAFLHVLGDLLGSVGAIIAALLIMFFGLGWADPLASVIVAVLVLISGWRVTKDAVHVLMEGTPKNVELDDIVQTIESLPEIVDIHDLHVWSITSGENALSCHAVVDGNMSINKSQQLLQTIEHELEHKGIGHVTIQMESKSHPHEDSVLCQNENKNESHSHTHDH, from the coding sequence TTGGGACACAATCACGGTCATGACCATACACATGGTGCAAATAAAAAGACATTATTGATCAGTTTTATCATTATTACGGCGTACATGATTGTCGAAGCGATCGGCGGGTTTGTAACCAATAGCCTGGCTTTATTATCGGACGCCGGACACATGTTAAGTGACGCCATCTCACTCGGGGTAGGATTCTTTGCTTTTGTGGTGGGAGAAAAAGTAGCTAACTATAGTAAGACGTATGGGTATAAACGGTTTGAAATTTTAGCTGCAGTTTTTAATGGCGTCGTGCTTATAGCTATTTCACTATATATTTTTTATGAAGCATATAAGCGTTTTACAAATCCACCCGAAGTTGCATCTACGGGTATGTTAGTTATTGCTATTATTGGACTCGTTGTAAACATAGTAGTGGCAGTCATCATGATGCGCGGTGGTGATACTGAGGAAAATCTTAACTTACGAGCGGCATTTCTGCATGTACTTGGCGATTTGCTTGGTTCCGTCGGCGCTATTATTGCTGCATTATTGATTATGTTCTTCGGCTTGGGATGGGCTGATCCATTGGCAAGTGTCATCGTTGCAGTACTTGTATTGATTAGTGGATGGCGCGTCACGAAAGATGCTGTCCATGTATTAATGGAAGGCACCCCGAAAAATGTGGAGCTAGATGATATTGTGCAAACCATTGAATCCCTGCCGGAAATTGTTGATATTCACGACCTTCATGTATGGAGCATCACAAGTGGAGAAAATGCACTTTCTTGTCATGCGGTCGTTGATGGAAACATGTCGATTAATAAAAGCCAGCAGCTACTGCAAACGATTGAACACGAACTGGAACACAAGGGGATTGGCCATGTGACGATTCAGATGGAAAGCAAGTCACACCCACATGAAGATTCCGTTCTATGTCAAAATGAAAATAAGAATGAATCCCATAGCCATACCCATGATCATTAG
- a CDS encoding GNAT family N-acetyltransferase: MGIRKAGPDDLKMIYEHAHNVRNEAVSGGISPDEVEPVTPSDIIDGGGYYLVFDDEQGMKGWIGVGRIINHKAGWITGIIPEVFVFPLYRSQGIGRQLCEAACRQLKREGCKKVQLNVFKGNHAKELYEKLGFYEVSSLMEKYL; this comes from the coding sequence GTGGGCATCAGAAAGGCTGGTCCGGATGACTTAAAGATGATATATGAGCATGCGCATAATGTCAGGAATGAAGCAGTGTCAGGAGGTATTAGCCCGGATGAAGTTGAACCAGTCACGCCATCTGATATTATAGATGGTGGGGGATATTACTTGGTCTTTGATGATGAGCAAGGTATGAAGGGCTGGATTGGTGTTGGAAGGATCATCAATCATAAAGCAGGTTGGATAACCGGTATCATCCCGGAAGTTTTTGTGTTTCCGTTATATCGAAGTCAAGGTATTGGGCGACAACTTTGTGAGGCGGCATGCAGACAGCTGAAACGTGAAGGCTGTAAAAAGGTGCAACTCAATGTGTTTAAAGGTAATCATGCGAAAGAACTCTATGAAAAATTGGGATTTTATGAGGTTTCTTCATTGATGGAAAAGTATTTGTAG
- a CDS encoding Hsp20/alpha crystallin family protein yields the protein MNNNNNKPRPFDVDMSPFRDFMQRMDTFFNQSFKQMNPLFGFRPFWIDVDENDSEIIVKANLQGYKRNQIQLETFGNQLRIIVQNNTEKDAIDHKKGSQYKQQTHQQMDRTITLPFEIPKNETNASFHDGELKVTIPKIDNRRKYINIDE from the coding sequence TTGAATAACAATAACAACAAACCAAGACCGTTTGATGTCGACATGTCCCCCTTTAGAGATTTTATGCAACGAATGGATACTTTTTTCAACCAATCATTCAAGCAGATGAACCCACTCTTTGGATTCCGGCCATTTTGGATTGACGTGGACGAAAATGACTCCGAAATAATCGTGAAAGCAAACTTACAAGGCTATAAACGAAATCAGATCCAGCTAGAGACATTTGGAAACCAATTACGAATTATCGTCCAAAACAATACCGAAAAGGATGCGATTGACCATAAAAAGGGCAGCCAATACAAGCAGCAAACTCATCAGCAAATGGACCGCACGATTACATTGCCATTCGAAATCCCAAAAAATGAAACCAACGCTTCCTTTCATGATGGTGAATTGAAGGTAACCATCCCTAAAATCGATAACCGAAGAAAATATATAAATATCGATGAATGA
- a CDS encoding metal-dependent hydrolase family protein → MTKQLIKNGTLIDGNGGKPQSDAVVVTDGNRIVYAGPANGYTATGEETVIDAQGGTILPGLIDSHVHMMMEYTPISEKLTTPFSFMYYQAQQYMQATLNAGITTVRDALGTDRGVKKAVNDGLVPGPRMQLSINALTTTGGHGDGYQVSGDVMDILPSGYRGMPDGRCDGVEEVRKKTREMLRAGAEVIKVHATGGVLSPTDHPEFTQFSQRELEVIVEEGQFRKGVKVMAHAQGAEGIKNAVRAGIHSIEHGIFLDDEAIALMIENGTYLVPTLLAPVAVLESADEKGMPQTAVEKSKEVIEQHKESIAKAYKAGVKIAMGTDAGVMKHGTNLRELGLMADIGMSPMETIVASTKTAAACLGWDEHVGTLEAGKLADVVVVQGNPLEDIHSLANNDTIQVVMKDGKVEKDTLA, encoded by the coding sequence ATGACAAAACAATTAATTAAAAATGGAACACTGATTGATGGAAATGGCGGTAAACCGCAGTCCGATGCAGTTGTCGTCACTGATGGCAACCGTATCGTTTATGCGGGGCCGGCAAATGGGTATACAGCCACAGGTGAGGAAACAGTCATTGATGCACAAGGCGGAACTATATTGCCTGGGCTCATCGATTCGCACGTGCATATGATGATGGAGTATACACCGATTTCGGAAAAACTAACAACGCCTTTTTCATTCATGTATTATCAAGCGCAGCAATACATGCAGGCGACACTAAACGCAGGCATTACCACGGTCCGGGATGCCCTTGGTACGGATCGTGGCGTGAAAAAAGCCGTTAATGATGGACTAGTGCCCGGTCCGCGTATGCAACTGAGCATCAATGCATTGACGACAACCGGCGGACATGGTGATGGTTATCAGGTTTCGGGCGATGTGATGGATATTCTGCCGTCCGGATATCGCGGCATGCCTGATGGACGCTGTGACGGTGTGGAAGAAGTCCGCAAGAAGACACGTGAAATGCTCAGAGCCGGTGCGGAGGTCATTAAAGTTCATGCAACTGGTGGTGTGTTGAGTCCTACAGACCATCCGGAATTCACGCAATTTTCCCAGCGTGAACTGGAAGTGATTGTGGAAGAAGGACAGTTCCGCAAAGGTGTGAAAGTGATGGCGCATGCACAAGGAGCAGAAGGAATCAAAAATGCTGTACGGGCAGGCATCCATTCGATTGAGCATGGTATTTTCCTCGATGATGAAGCGATTGCCCTGATGATTGAAAATGGAACTTATCTCGTCCCGACATTGCTCGCACCAGTAGCAGTATTGGAATCTGCCGATGAAAAAGGAATGCCGCAAACCGCTGTTGAAAAGTCCAAAGAAGTCATCGAACAACATAAAGAAAGTATCGCTAAAGCATATAAAGCCGGTGTCAAAATTGCCATGGGAACCGACGCCGGGGTGATGAAGCATGGTACCAATTTGCGCGAACTTGGTTTAATGGCGGATATCGGCATGTCCCCAATGGAAACGATTGTAGCGTCAACCAAAACGGCTGCTGCATGTCTTGGCTGGGACGAGCATGTCGGCACACTTGAGGCAGGCAAGTTAGCTGATGTCGTTGTTGTCCAAGGCAACCCGCTTGAAGATATTCATTCGCTTGCAAATAATGATACGATCCAAGTGGTTATGAAGGATGGAAAAGTCGAAAAAGACACACTAGCCTAA
- a CDS encoding M20 family metallo-hydrolase, producing the protein MLYDQLIAGLDTVHNTDGISGERLAERFDALSEIGLTEDNGSNRPGFSKEEKAAKELIATWMREAGLDVSEDGAGNIFGRMAGKQDDLPAVVSGSHVDSVPNGGHFDGVLGVLAALEVAQAWKQTGYQPEKPYEVAVFTDEEGARFNGGLLGSEAVAGKGDVQEKLKLIDQDGMTFTEVLADVGLTVDGYTAAERDADEIEMLVEVHIEQGKRLEQQNLPCGIVTGIAGPCWMEFTFTGEAGHAGNTPMTDRKDALAAAGAFAAEVPKLPKTVSDSAVATIGKLDVHPNGVNVIPGSVTLYVDIRDIYAETRDALVDKVLDLAEQTAASHQIKVEHVEKMRVAPVPIDEEKQELLAASFREKNIEPYRLPSGAGHDAMIIGDKWPVAMLFTRSKDGISHNPDEWSELNDCVQTVHVLKDFLEKVQQ; encoded by the coding sequence ATGTTATATGACCAACTAATAGCGGGATTGGACACTGTTCATAACACAGATGGTATTTCTGGTGAACGGTTGGCGGAGCGGTTTGATGCGCTATCCGAAATCGGGCTGACGGAGGATAATGGCTCGAATCGTCCGGGCTTTTCCAAAGAAGAGAAGGCAGCAAAAGAATTAATAGCTACGTGGATGCGTGAAGCTGGACTGGACGTGAGCGAAGACGGTGCAGGTAACATCTTCGGCCGAATGGCTGGTAAACAGGATGACCTCCCGGCTGTTGTGAGTGGCTCGCATGTGGATAGTGTGCCAAATGGCGGGCATTTTGATGGCGTATTAGGTGTCCTTGCCGCCCTGGAGGTAGCCCAAGCATGGAAACAAACTGGCTACCAGCCGGAAAAACCGTATGAAGTTGCTGTGTTTACCGATGAAGAAGGTGCCAGGTTTAATGGCGGATTGCTAGGCAGTGAGGCAGTTGCCGGCAAGGGAGATGTACAAGAAAAATTAAAACTTATCGATCAGGACGGCATGACATTCACAGAGGTGCTGGCGGATGTCGGTCTTACCGTTGACGGCTATACGGCAGCCGAGCGTGACGCGGACGAAATAGAAATGCTTGTTGAAGTGCATATCGAACAAGGAAAACGCCTTGAACAACAAAATCTGCCGTGCGGTATTGTCACCGGTATTGCCGGACCGTGCTGGATGGAATTTACGTTTACCGGGGAAGCGGGACACGCCGGAAATACACCGATGACGGACCGCAAAGATGCGCTTGCTGCAGCAGGTGCATTTGCAGCAGAAGTGCCGAAACTTCCGAAAACGGTCAGTGATTCTGCGGTTGCAACCATTGGTAAATTGGATGTTCACCCCAATGGTGTCAATGTCATCCCTGGCAGTGTCACGCTTTACGTGGATATTCGGGATATTTACGCAGAAACGCGTGATGCACTGGTTGACAAGGTTCTGGATCTGGCTGAACAGACCGCAGCGAGTCATCAAATCAAAGTGGAACACGTGGAGAAAATGCGTGTCGCCCCGGTACCGATTGATGAGGAAAAACAGGAGCTGCTTGCGGCATCCTTCCGCGAGAAAAATATAGAACCATACCGGCTTCCAAGTGGTGCAGGTCATGATGCGATGATTATTGGTGACAAATGGCCTGTCGCGATGCTGTTTACCCGGAGTAAAGACGGCATCAGCCATAACCCGGATGAATGGTCTGAGTTGAACGACTGTGTGCAGACGGTACATGTACTGAAAGATTTTTTGGAGAAAGTTCAGCAATAA
- a CDS encoding TetR/AcrR family transcriptional regulator — translation MAQRHKDLLNAAVRLFQQHGFHATSIEDITRSCGISKGAFYKHFDSKEAMILELLQRYYDEIFTEADRYAEALTHAPLLKLKKKITIELEKSMEYQSFLYALMTEFPPHEKGAIPELLNRIYHDHHKWHVNAILEAFGSDAKKYTKDLTIMMEGIIHSYMMAIIWRGADLSPEKLGAFVVDCLYVIVANREQLLPVMPVYSNSKHHQETMLADMKHELDTLCLELNNKTEKTIAETKDIQALEMLIDELEQGYPREFLIDALLQQLYRRPNLKNRLRKTLTAWEMWKGD, via the coding sequence ATGGCACAACGGCACAAGGATTTGTTGAATGCAGCGGTACGATTGTTTCAGCAGCATGGTTTTCACGCGACCTCAATAGAGGATATCACTCGTTCGTGCGGTATATCAAAAGGTGCGTTTTATAAGCATTTTGATTCCAAAGAGGCGATGATTCTGGAGCTACTGCAGCGCTATTATGATGAGATATTTACGGAAGCAGACCGTTATGCAGAAGCGCTCACACATGCACCGCTTTTGAAACTGAAGAAAAAAATCACCATAGAACTGGAAAAATCTATGGAATATCAATCGTTTTTATATGCGTTGATGACGGAATTTCCGCCACATGAAAAGGGAGCGATTCCTGAACTTTTAAACCGAATTTATCATGATCATCATAAGTGGCACGTCAACGCAATTCTGGAAGCGTTCGGATCTGATGCCAAAAAATATACTAAAGACTTGACCATTATGATGGAAGGAATTATCCATAGTTATATGATGGCCATCATTTGGCGCGGCGCGGACTTGTCACCGGAAAAATTGGGAGCATTCGTCGTAGATTGTCTCTATGTGATTGTTGCTAATCGTGAACAGTTGTTGCCTGTTATGCCTGTTTATTCGAATAGTAAACACCATCAGGAGACAATGTTAGCCGATATGAAACATGAATTGGATACTTTATGCTTGGAATTAAATAATAAAACGGAAAAAACGATTGCTGAGACAAAGGATATACAGGCGCTGGAGATGCTGATAGATGAGCTTGAACAGGGGTATCCGAGGGAATTTCTCATAGATGCATTACTTCAGCAGCTTTACCGCCGGCCTAATCTTAAAAACCGGCTCAGAAAGACATTAACGGCATGGGAAATGTGGAAAGGAGATTGA
- a CDS encoding MDR family MFS transporter, producing MSETETSWDLPPKQKGLMIAALLIGAFMGIINETLLATALPSIQDAFSISQAKVQWMTTAFLMTNGVMIPVSAFLIDRFTTRGLFLTAIGLFGGGTAIAAIAPVYPVLLLGRVVQAAGSGIMLPLLMTVLLAVIPVERRGTAMGMIGIVIAFGPAIGPTLSGWLLEHYNWRALFLTVLPIVIVTITIAFLFLRNVTDLRKPKIDVLSIILSSVGFGLFLYGFSIASEKDWGSTIVLTSIIIGTAVIGLFIWRQLVLHTPMLEFRVFQFRMFTLAIIITMTVLVSLIGAETLLPLFMQNVLDFSPLKSGLMLLPGAVVIGIMSPLTGRLFDKFGAKWLALIGLSIVSATTFMFTRLSLDTSFTYLTVIYAIRMFGLSFTLMPVMTSALNQLPPKWYAHGSAMANTLQQISASIGTAILVTLVAMGAKSFTPQEAAAPELIEQQAQVTGFEWAFMGSTVLSAMALVLALFLHPPKKEKEIVRQIHGETQMREI from the coding sequence ATGAGTGAAACGGAAACTTCTTGGGATTTACCGCCCAAACAAAAAGGATTAATGATCGCTGCTTTATTGATAGGCGCTTTTATGGGAATTATTAATGAAACATTGCTGGCGACGGCACTTCCGTCGATTCAGGATGCATTTTCCATATCGCAGGCTAAAGTGCAGTGGATGACGACCGCATTTTTAATGACGAACGGTGTAATGATTCCAGTATCTGCGTTTTTAATTGACCGGTTTACTACACGGGGATTGTTTTTAACGGCAATTGGGCTATTTGGTGGGGGAACCGCTATAGCGGCTATTGCACCCGTTTATCCTGTTCTTTTGTTAGGACGGGTAGTACAGGCGGCTGGTTCCGGTATCATGCTTCCATTGCTGATGACCGTTTTATTGGCGGTCATCCCCGTTGAACGGCGCGGAACGGCAATGGGAATGATTGGGATCGTCATCGCTTTTGGTCCAGCAATCGGCCCGACACTATCCGGCTGGCTTCTGGAACATTACAACTGGCGGGCACTGTTTTTGACGGTATTGCCAATTGTAATTGTGACGATTACGATTGCGTTCCTATTCTTACGGAATGTGACTGATTTGCGTAAGCCTAAGATAGATGTCCTATCGATTATTCTGTCATCTGTCGGTTTCGGTCTGTTTCTGTACGGCTTCAGTATCGCTTCTGAAAAAGATTGGGGAAGTACGATTGTTCTCACGTCGATTATTATTGGTACGGCTGTCATAGGATTGTTTATTTGGCGTCAACTTGTTCTTCATACACCGATGCTTGAATTCCGCGTGTTTCAGTTCCGTATGTTTACCCTAGCAATCATTATAACGATGACAGTCCTTGTTTCACTGATTGGGGCGGAAACGTTGCTGCCGCTATTTATGCAGAACGTTCTCGACTTTTCACCATTAAAATCCGGGCTTATGCTCTTACCCGGTGCTGTTGTGATTGGAATTATGTCGCCGCTTACGGGTCGTCTGTTTGATAAATTTGGTGCGAAGTGGTTAGCGCTAATCGGACTTAGCATTGTATCGGCCACCACATTTATGTTTACCAGGCTGTCGCTTGATACATCGTTCACCTATCTTACAGTTATATACGCGATTCGTATGTTCGGCCTGTCCTTTACGCTGATGCCGGTTATGACATCGGCATTAAATCAGCTCCCGCCGAAATGGTATGCACACGGTTCAGCGATGGCGAATACGTTGCAGCAGATTTCAGCATCGATTGGAACGGCTATTCTTGTCACACTCGTCGCAATGGGGGCGAAAAGTTTTACACCCCAAGAAGCTGCTGCACCCGAACTGATTGAGCAGCAGGCACAGGTAACAGGCTTTGAGTGGGCCTTCATGGGCAGCACGGTGCTGTCAGCTATGGCCCTAGTACTTGCCTTGTTCCTTCATCCACCGAAAAAGGAAAAGGAAATTGTCCGTCAGATTCACGGAGAAACCCAGATGCGTGAAATCTGA
- a CDS encoding YjcZ family sporulation protein, whose product MGFGSKCGGYGYGGPVAGAGYGGHGCGYGGPVAGAGYGQGGYGGYGCHGAGGGFALIVVLFILLIIVGAAWF is encoded by the coding sequence ATGGGTTTTGGATCTAAATGCGGCGGATATGGATACGGCGGACCAGTTGCAGGTGCCGGTTATGGTGGCCACGGCTGTGGATACGGCGGACCTGTCGCCGGTGCCGGATATGGCCAGGGTGGCTATGGCGGCTATGGTTGCCACGGTGCAGGCGGCGGATTCGCACTGATCGTCGTGCTGTTCATTTTGCTTATCATTGTTGGTGCAGCTTGGTTTTAA
- a CDS encoding YjcZ family sporulation protein produces the protein MSEYAGGACYGGGFSLIVVLFILLIIVGVAYVGY, from the coding sequence ATGAGCGAATATGCAGGTGGAGCATGCTACGGTGGAGGTTTCTCACTGATCGTAGTCCTTTTCATTCTGTTGATTATTGTCGGCGTTGCTTACGTCGGATATTAA
- a CDS encoding YjcZ family sporulation protein, producing MSEYGGAGYGGGFSLIVVLFILLIIVGVAYVGY from the coding sequence ATGAGTGAATATGGCGGCGCAGGATACGGTGGAGGTTTCTCCTTAATCGTAGTCCTATTTATTCTGTTGATTATTGTTGGCGTTGCTTACGTCGGATATTAA
- a CDS encoding DUF2268 domain-containing protein gives MTVIRTDKWLLDYCENPVKLCQKLKAQFHDDVRPSEIHQHLSAHGMYRHPPKLGDEWIDQLRDLGIWRLVRKEEQELKKLWNGPDVPIFIFPSDPYNRKLWQDQNGKSGLAFPDKLFLFISEENAENEIRALFTHEYNHICRLNSYKKNINDYQLLDTVVLEGVAENAVRERLGNAYTADWTAYYTDVDLEKLWRQFVYPNKSSPISSRIHQEILYGHGFCPKMTGYCVGYYIVRKYMDATNATTADLLTIEPETMIEGIDKP, from the coding sequence ATGACTGTCATTCGAACCGATAAGTGGCTTTTAGATTACTGTGAAAATCCAGTCAAACTTTGTCAAAAACTAAAAGCCCAATTTCATGACGATGTCCGCCCTTCCGAGATTCATCAGCACCTGTCAGCACACGGTATGTACCGCCATCCACCCAAGCTTGGCGATGAATGGATTGACCAACTTCGTGATTTGGGTATTTGGCGGCTTGTACGGAAAGAAGAACAAGAACTGAAAAAATTATGGAATGGACCGGATGTTCCTATTTTCATTTTTCCATCCGATCCATATAACCGTAAGCTTTGGCAGGATCAGAACGGAAAATCCGGACTGGCATTTCCAGACAAACTCTTTCTGTTTATATCAGAGGAAAACGCTGAAAATGAAATACGAGCATTGTTCACCCATGAATACAACCACATTTGTCGGCTGAATAGCTACAAAAAAAACATAAACGATTACCAGCTGCTTGATACGGTTGTACTGGAGGGAGTAGCAGAAAATGCCGTCCGAGAAAGGCTCGGCAACGCATATACTGCTGACTGGACAGCGTACTACACTGATGTAGATCTTGAGAAACTATGGAGGCAATTCGTATATCCAAATAAGAGCTCCCCTATATCCAGCCGCATTCATCAAGAAATACTGTATGGCCACGGTTTTTGTCCAAAAATGACCGGGTATTGTGTTGGCTATTATATCGTTCGGAAATACATGGATGCCACAAACGCAACGACGGCCGATTTATTAACCATTGAACCGGAAACAATGATTGAAGGAATTGATAAGCCATAA
- the fdhD gene encoding formate dehydrogenase accessory sulfurtransferase FdhD produces the protein MGNTKDYAWEVVQFHGTESAVMDDEIASEWPLTVMLNGDEFATMVCSPTDLDDLLIGFLAAEGMIRSYDEVISISVDEYKGFAYITVRNELETMHQDHSKRFIGSCCGKSRQFYLKNDAKTAKTVYSSISISVEQCYVLMEELQCQSEQFMRTGGVHNAALAEPDGVFTVRTDIGRHNALDKIYGHMLRNRIPVKNKLIVFSGRLSSEVVLKIAKIGAGIILSKSAPTDLALRLANDLRLTVIGFARGSKMNVYTHPHRIVEAQKNN, from the coding sequence ATGGGTAATACCAAAGACTATGCCTGGGAAGTGGTCCAATTTCATGGAACAGAATCCGCTGTCATGGATGATGAGATTGCCAGTGAATGGCCGCTTACGGTTATGTTGAACGGGGATGAGTTTGCAACGATGGTATGTTCCCCGACAGATTTAGACGATTTATTGATTGGATTTCTCGCCGCAGAAGGTATGATCCGCTCCTATGATGAGGTGATTAGCATATCCGTTGATGAATATAAAGGGTTTGCCTATATTACCGTCAGAAATGAGCTGGAAACGATGCACCAAGATCACTCCAAACGTTTTATAGGGTCATGTTGCGGGAAAAGCCGACAATTTTATTTAAAAAATGATGCTAAAACTGCCAAAACAGTGTACAGCAGCATTAGCATTTCCGTTGAGCAATGTTATGTATTGATGGAAGAATTGCAATGTCAATCGGAGCAATTCATGCGAACTGGCGGTGTTCATAATGCTGCGCTCGCCGAACCGGATGGTGTGTTTACCGTTCGGACGGATATCGGACGGCATAATGCGCTTGATAAAATTTACGGTCATATGTTGCGTAATCGGATCCCTGTCAAGAATAAGCTTATCGTCTTCAGTGGCCGATTGTCGTCTGAAGTAGTGCTGAAAATCGCTAAAATTGGTGCTGGTATTATTCTTTCCAAATCCGCACCGACAGACTTGGCGCTCCGTTTGGCTAATGATTTGCGACTTACCGTGATTGGGTTTGCCAGAGGTTCCAAGATGAACGTTTATACCCATCCACACCGGATTGTAGAAGCACAAAAGAATAACTAG
- a CDS encoding YjcZ family sporulation protein, producing the protein MSYAGGYGNNGFVLLVVLFILLIIVGSSYAMGGGYGY; encoded by the coding sequence ATGAGTTACGCAGGCGGCTATGGAAACAATGGATTTGTATTGCTTGTTGTTCTGTTCATTCTGCTGATCATTGTCGGCAGCAGCTATGCAATGGGCGGCGGCTACGGTTATTAA
- a CDS encoding stage VI sporulation protein F, which produces MDDMLKKAEQKTGVNSNDIKKLAQSVNSMDLTNEKDIRRLVKQVAKVANKPVSKRTEDMIVDTLTKKKGKIDPSTIKKMM; this is translated from the coding sequence ATGGACGATATGCTAAAAAAAGCGGAACAGAAGACAGGTGTCAACAGTAATGATATTAAAAAACTTGCCCAATCCGTAAATAGCATGGATTTAACCAATGAGAAAGATATACGCAGACTCGTCAAACAAGTAGCGAAAGTAGCAAACAAACCCGTTTCCAAGCGTACAGAAGATATGATTGTTGATACACTAACAAAGAAAAAAGGTAAAATTGATCCGTCAACGATTAAAAAAATGATGTAA